The genomic window TCGACTACCTGGACAAGGCCACCGTGGTCGACGCCCACACGGTGAAGTTCTCCTTCAACAAGGCGTTCTCGACCGCCTTCTACGAGATCAGCGGCCACTACATCCTGCCGAAGCACATCTGGTCCAAGGTGAAGGACCCGGCGAAGTTCACCAACCCGAACCCCGTCGGCACCGGCCCGTACACCAAGATCGAGAAATTCCAGAGCCAGTCGTACGAGCTGCGCAAGAACCCCGACTACTGGCAGCCGGACAAGCAGCGGATCGCCGGCATCCAGATGCTTGCCTTCTCCGGCAACGACAGCGCCAACATCGCCTTCACCAACGGCGAGGTGGACTGGACGCAGTCGTTCATCCCGGACATCGAGAAGTCCTTCGTCGCCAAGGACAAGAAGCACAACCACTACTGGTTCCCGGCCACCGGCGCCATGATCAACTGGCAGCTGAACACCACCAAGGCGCCCTTCGACGACCCGGCCGTGCGCAAGGCGCTCAGCATGGCCGTCGACCGCGACCAGATCACCAAGGTCGCCATGAACGGCTACGCCGAACCCGCCGACTGCACGGGCCTGGCCCACACGTACGACAAGTGGCGCGACAGCTCGCTCGCCGCGTCCTGCACCTGGACGACGTACGACACCGACGCGGCGGCCAAGGCGCTGGACGCGGCCGGCTACGAGGAGAGCGGCGGCAAGCGGAAGCTGAAGAACGGCAAGGACTTCACGCTCGACATCTCCGTCGGCTCCGCCTCCTCCGACTGGATCTCGGTCGCCAACATCATCAAGCAGAACCTCGCGAAGGTCGGCATCACGGCAACCGTGAAGACGCCCGACTGGTCGGCGGTCTCGGCGTCGTACAACACCGGCACCTTCGACACCGGCATCGTGTGGAGCAACAACGGCGCCACGCCGTACGAGTACTTCCGCGGCGTGATGTCGACCAAGATGGTGCAGCCGGTCGGCAAGCAGGCCACGGAGAACTATCACCGCTTCGGCGACAAGAAGGCCGACAAGCTCATCGACGCCTTCGCCGCCGCCACGGACGAGAGCGCGCAGCGCGAGCAGATGAACGGCCTGCAGGAGCTGTACGACAACGACGCGCCCGTCGTCCCGCTGTTCACCGGCCCCGAGTGGGGCGCGTACACGGACGCCCGCTTCACCGGCTGGCCCACCGAGAAGAACCCGTACGCCACCCTCGGCAACCGCAACGGCAGCACGGTCCTTGTGCTCACGTCGCTGAAGCCCGTCAAGGGCTGACGCCGCCCGCGGACCGGCGGCCGCCCTCCTCCCCGGACGGCCGCCCCGCGCACCGAGCCACACGTTCACCCCCCACTGACAGGGAGCACGACCCGTGCGTCTGATCCTGCGCAACCTGGGGTTCTATCTGCTCGCCTTCTGGGCCTCCATCACCCTGAACTTCGTTCTCCCGCGCTTCATGCCGGGCGACCCGGTCTCCCGGATGTTCGCGCAGGCCCAGGGCACCATGCAGCCCGACCAGATAGCCCAGCTGCGAAAACTCTTCGGCCTCGACGACCGCCCCCTCTGGGAGCAGTACGTCTCCTACGTCAAGAGCGTCTTCACCGGCGACCTCGGCATCTCCATCACCCGCTTCCCCACCCCGGTCTCCGACGTGATCGGCTCGCAGATCGGCTGGACCCTGCTCCTCGGCGGCGTCGCGCTCGTCATCGCGGCCGTGCTCGGCAACCTGCTCGGCATCGTCGCCGCCTGGCGGCGCGGCGGCGTCCTCGACTCCGCCTTCCCGCCCCTGCTGATCTTCGTCGGCTCGTTCCCGTACTTCTGGCTGGCCATGGGCGCGCTGTACCTGTTCGGGGTGAGTCTGGGCTGGTTCCCACTGCGGCACGCCTATGACGTCGGTCTGACCCCCGGCTTCAACGGCGAGTTCCTCTCCAACGTCGCCACCCACCTGGTGCTGCCGGCGCTGACCATCGTCCTGGTCTCCATCGGCGGCTGGATGCTCGGCATGCGCAACACCATGATCGCCACGGCGGCGGAGGACTACATCACCATGGCTGAGGCGAAGGGGCTCAGCCCCTCGCGGATCATGTTCCGCTATGCCGCCCGCAACGCCCTGCTGCCCTCCGTCACCAACTTCGGCATGGCACTCGGCTTCGTCGTGGGCGGCGCACTGCTCACCGAGGTCGTGTTCGCCTACCCCGGCATCGGCTACCAGCTGCTGATGGCCGTCCAGGGCCTGGACTACCCGCTGATGCAGGGCATCTTCCTGACGATCACGGCGGCGGTACTGGTCGCGAACTTCCTCGTCGACCTCGTCTACGTCCGCCTCGACCCGCGCGTCCGCGTCCGCTGAGGAGGCTGCCGACATGACCGCCATCGACATCGCGACGGCCACCACGCCGACGGCCCTCGCGCGCACGACCCGCCGGCGCGGACTGCTGAGTCAACTCGTCAACAGCAAGAAGGCGTTGACCGGGCTGATGCTGCTGGCGCTCTTCGCGCTGCTGGCCCTGCTCGCGCCCGTCCTGGCGCCGGGCGACCCGTCGCTCATCAACTCCACAGGCAGCCAGGCGCCCTCGGCCGCACACTGGCTCGGTACGACCGCCAAGGGACAGGACGTGCTCGCCCTCACCGTGTGGGGTGCGCGCAGCTCCCTCTTCGTCGGGTTCACCGTGGGCCTTGTGGCGACCGCGGTCGCCATCGTCGTCGGCCTGGCGTCCGCGTACTTCGGCCGCATCGTGGACGACGCGCTGACCCTGGTCACCAACGTCTTCCTGCTGCTGCCCGGCCTGCCGCTGCTCATCATCCTGGCCGCGTTCCTGCCGCCCGGGACCTCCACCGTGATCCTGGTCCTCGTCGTCACCGGCTGGGCGGGCTCGGCCCGGGTCCTGCGCGCGCAGGCCAAGTCGATCCGCGGCAAGGACTTCGTGGCCGCCGCCGTCGTCACCGGCGAGCGCCCGCTGCGGATCATGTTCCGCGAGATCCTCCCCAACATGGCGTCCGTGGTGATGACCACGCTGCTCGGCTGCGTGATCTTCGGCATCGGCGCCCAGGCCGGCCTGGAGTTCCTCGGCCTCGGCGACAGCAGCGTCGTCAGCTGGGGCACCAACCTGTACTGGGCCAGCAACGACGGCGCGCTGATGACCGGCACGTGGTGGGCCTTCGTTCCCTCCGGACTGTGCATCGCGCTCGTCGCCTTCGCGCTCGCGCTGGTCAACTACGCGGTCGACGAGATCACCAACCCGAGGCTGCGCAACCGCCGTGCCCGCCGTGAGAGGAGGGGCTGAGCCATGGAACCCGTACTTGAGGTGAACGGCCTGCGCGTCGAATACCGCGGCGACGGACGCACCGTCGTGGGCGCCGACGACGTCTCCTTCTCCATCGGCGCCGGAGAGGTCTTCGGCCTCGCCGGAGAGTCCGGCTGCGGCAAGTCGACCATCGCCAACGCGGTGATGCGGCTGCTGAAGCCCCCGGCGGAGATCACCGCGGGCAACGTCCGCTTCCAGGGCCGCAATGTCCTCGCCCTGGACGCACGCGAGCTGCGCGCCTTCCGGTGGCGGGAGATCGCCATGGTCTTCCAGTCGGCGATGAACTCGCTCAACCCCGTCCTGACCATCGGCGAGCAGATCGTCGACATCTTCACCACCCACGAGCGGATGAAGAAGCGGGCCGCGCGGGAGCGGGCCGGCGAGCTGCTTCAGCTGGTCGGCATCGACCCGGGAAGGCTGAAGGCGTACCCGCACCAGCTGTCCGGCGGCATGCGCCAGCGCGTGGTCATCGCCATGGCCGTCGCACTGCGCCCCCGGCTGCTGATCATGGACGAGCCGACCACCGCGCTCGACGTGGTCGTGCAGCAGGAGATCATGGCGCAGATCCGCGACCTCCAGCGGGAGCTGGGCTTCTCCATCCTCTTCATCACCCACGACATGTCCCTGATGGTCGAGCTGTCGGACCGCATGGGCGTGATGTACGGCGGACGGATCGTCGAACTCGCCGACGCCAAGGACTTGTTCGCCCATCCGCTCCACCCCTACACCGAGGCGCTGATGAATGCCTTCCCGCCGCTGACCGGCCCGCGCCAGGAACTCACCGGCCTCTTCGACGCCCCGCGCACCGCCGACAGCTGCGGCTTCCACGTCCTCTGTCCAGAGGACCGCTCGGACTGCTCCACGAACATCCCCGACCTGCGCGAGATCGCGCCCGGCCGCTGGGTGGCCCGCAGCCTCGAAGGAGCCCCCCGATGACCGAACCCCTGTTGTCCGTACGCGGTCTGTCCAAGGACTTCCAGGTCGGCACCGTCTTCTCCCGGCGCCGTGTCCGAGCCGTCAACGACGTCTCCTTCGATCTCCCCGCCGGCCGGATCACCGCCCTGGTCGGCGAGTCCGGCAGCGGCAAGTCCACCATCGCCCGCTGTCTCGCCCGCCTCGAACAGCCCTCCGCCGGACAAGTGCTGCTCGACGGCGAGGACGTCATGCGCACCGAGCGGCGCCGGGCATCACGGGCGTACCGCCGCAAGGTTCAGATGGTGTTCCAGGACCCCTTCGGCTCACTCAACCCCGTCCACCGCATCGAGCACTTCCTCACCCGGGCCCTCGTCCTGCACGGCCACTCCGCCACACCAGAGGCGCTGCGCGAGCTGATGACGACGGTCGGCCTGACCGAGGACATGCTCCAGTCCTACCCGCACGAACTCTCCGGCGGCCAGCGTCAGCGCGTCTCCATCGCTCGCGCGTTGGCGGTGGAACCGCGCCTCATCCTGGCCGACGAACCGACGTCGATGCTGGACGTATCCGTGCGCGTCGGCGTGCTCAACCTGATGCGGCGCCTGCGCGACGAGCGGAACATCGCCATGCTCTACATCACGCACGACCTGGGCTCTGCCCGCTACCTCGCCGACACCACGATGGTCATGTTCGCCGGCGAACTGGTCGAGGGCGGCGACGCACTGGCCGTCATGGACGCCCCCGCCCACCCCTACACACGCCTGCTGCTGTCCGCCGTACCCGACCCCGAACGGACCGGCAGCTACGACCCCGTCGAGCGCGCCAGGCTCCGCGAGGCGATCCTCAACCCCACGTCCTGCCCCTACGTCGACGACGGCGCGTGCAGCCGCACCGAGCCCGTGCGCCACATCGTCGGCGAAGACGACGGCCGACCCCACTGGGTGCGCTGCCACCTGCGCGCACCCGCCTCCGACATCGCCCGCCGCGTACTGAAGGTCACCGACCGGCCGGACGGCGAGGCCACCGACGACACCGAGAAAGCGGAGACCACCGCCGCATGACCCACGACCTCACCCTCCCCTCCGGCAGCCACACCGCCGAGGGGCTGGCCGAACGCGCCCTGCGCGACCCCCACCGCCCCCGCTTCCACTTCACCTCGCCCGGCGGCTGGCTCAACGACCCCAACGGGCTGAGTCACTGGAACGGCGTCTACCACCTCTTCTACCAGTACAACCCGCTCGCCGCCGCCCACCACCGCATCCACTGGGGCCACGCCACCAGTACCGACCTCGTGCACTGGGCCGACGAGCCGGTCGCCCTGGCGCCGGGCTCGGACGGCCCGGACCGTGACGGCTGTTGGTCCGGTGTCCTGGTGGACGACAGGGGAGTGCCCACGCTCGTCTATTCGGGCAGGCACGGCGAGCATGAACTCCCGTGCGTGGCCAGAGGATCGACGGATCTGAGGTACTGGACCAAGGACCCGGCCAACCCCGTCAT from Streptomyces sp. DSM 40750 includes these protein-coding regions:
- a CDS encoding ABC transporter permease; translated protein: MRLILRNLGFYLLAFWASITLNFVLPRFMPGDPVSRMFAQAQGTMQPDQIAQLRKLFGLDDRPLWEQYVSYVKSVFTGDLGISITRFPTPVSDVIGSQIGWTLLLGGVALVIAAVLGNLLGIVAAWRRGGVLDSAFPPLLIFVGSFPYFWLAMGALYLFGVSLGWFPLRHAYDVGLTPGFNGEFLSNVATHLVLPALTIVLVSIGGWMLGMRNTMIATAAEDYITMAEAKGLSPSRIMFRYAARNALLPSVTNFGMALGFVVGGALLTEVVFAYPGIGYQLLMAVQGLDYPLMQGIFLTITAAVLVANFLVDLVYVRLDPRVRVR
- a CDS encoding ATP-binding cassette domain-containing protein — protein: MTEPLLSVRGLSKDFQVGTVFSRRRVRAVNDVSFDLPAGRITALVGESGSGKSTIARCLARLEQPSAGQVLLDGEDVMRTERRRASRAYRRKVQMVFQDPFGSLNPVHRIEHFLTRALVLHGHSATPEALRELMTTVGLTEDMLQSYPHELSGGQRQRVSIARALAVEPRLILADEPTSMLDVSVRVGVLNLMRRLRDERNIAMLYITHDLGSARYLADTTMVMFAGELVEGGDALAVMDAPAHPYTRLLLSAVPDPERTGSYDPVERARLREAILNPTSCPYVDDGACSRTEPVRHIVGEDDGRPHWVRCHLRAPASDIARRVLKVTDRPDGEATDDTEKAETTAA
- a CDS encoding ABC transporter ATP-binding protein translates to MEPVLEVNGLRVEYRGDGRTVVGADDVSFSIGAGEVFGLAGESGCGKSTIANAVMRLLKPPAEITAGNVRFQGRNVLALDARELRAFRWREIAMVFQSAMNSLNPVLTIGEQIVDIFTTHERMKKRAARERAGELLQLVGIDPGRLKAYPHQLSGGMRQRVVIAMAVALRPRLLIMDEPTTALDVVVQQEIMAQIRDLQRELGFSILFITHDMSLMVELSDRMGVMYGGRIVELADAKDLFAHPLHPYTEALMNAFPPLTGPRQELTGLFDAPRTADSCGFHVLCPEDRSDCSTNIPDLREIAPGRWVARSLEGAPR
- a CDS encoding ABC transporter permease, which codes for MTAIDIATATTPTALARTTRRRGLLSQLVNSKKALTGLMLLALFALLALLAPVLAPGDPSLINSTGSQAPSAAHWLGTTAKGQDVLALTVWGARSSLFVGFTVGLVATAVAIVVGLASAYFGRIVDDALTLVTNVFLLLPGLPLLIILAAFLPPGTSTVILVLVVTGWAGSARVLRAQAKSIRGKDFVAAAVVTGERPLRIMFREILPNMASVVMTTLLGCVIFGIGAQAGLEFLGLGDSSVVSWGTNLYWASNDGALMTGTWWAFVPSGLCIALVAFALALVNYAVDEITNPRLRNRRARRERRG
- a CDS encoding ABC transporter substrate-binding protein, whose amino-acid sequence is MAPSRIPPRRPRAVLRAVTATAAAALVLSACTSGSGASGAGDTSGNQLLTIPREDLATFTRNFNPLSPQAAPMTLQAVYEPLAVHSMADAKDTPWLATKWEQAKDGKSLTFTLRDGVKWSDGQALTADDVVYTFELQKKVLGGFDYLDKATVVDAHTVKFSFNKAFSTAFYEISGHYILPKHIWSKVKDPAKFTNPNPVGTGPYTKIEKFQSQSYELRKNPDYWQPDKQRIAGIQMLAFSGNDSANIAFTNGEVDWTQSFIPDIEKSFVAKDKKHNHYWFPATGAMINWQLNTTKAPFDDPAVRKALSMAVDRDQITKVAMNGYAEPADCTGLAHTYDKWRDSSLAASCTWTTYDTDAAAKALDAAGYEESGGKRKLKNGKDFTLDISVGSASSDWISVANIIKQNLAKVGITATVKTPDWSAVSASYNTGTFDTGIVWSNNGATPYEYFRGVMSTKMVQPVGKQATENYHRFGDKKADKLIDAFAAATDESAQREQMNGLQELYDNDAPVVPLFTGPEWGAYTDARFTGWPTEKNPYATLGNRNGSTVLVLTSLKPVKG